Proteins encoded by one window of Companilactobacillus ginsenosidimutans:
- a CDS encoding bacteriocin immunity protein — translation MAKDQEALTEVKSEINELIDKLSNHSLQSSELLDILDVLKQVEKQLDSSKNPQSLVIKMINYLRSMAMKGNIHFPKDEESLIIELGAYGQKAGLNGQYMADFSDKSQFYGFAEEIPQH, via the coding sequence ATGGCTAAAGATCAAGAAGCATTAACAGAAGTAAAATCAGAAATTAACGAACTGATTGATAAGCTATCTAATCACAGTCTTCAATCATCAGAACTATTAGATATTCTTGATGTATTAAAACAAGTCGAGAAGCAACTGGATAGTTCGAAAAATCCACAATCATTAGTAATCAAAATGATTAATTATCTTCGAAGTATGGCAATGAAAGGCAACATTCATTTTCCCAAGGATGAAGAAAGTTTGATTATCGAATTAGGTGCTTATGGCCAGAAGGCTGGATTGAATGGTCAATATATGGCCGACTTCTCTGATAAATCACAATTTTATGGCTTTGCTGAAGAGATACCACAACATTAA
- a CDS encoding MarR family winged helix-turn-helix transcriptional regulator — MKKEDIYNVREFDRFYTNVLQLTDKYHLHTQFTILESRILLEINRGVNTANQLLGLLKLDKGYVSRVLKKLENEELITKQADPDDLRIKVLALTDQGHAALDDINHRADDQISSLFKNVEKSEIKHIIDAMKEIQTKLDNND; from the coding sequence ATGAAAAAAGAAGATATTTATAATGTCCGTGAGTTCGACCGTTTTTACACCAATGTTCTACAACTAACTGACAAATATCACCTTCACACTCAATTTACAATTTTAGAATCACGAATTTTATTAGAGATAAATCGTGGTGTAAACACTGCAAATCAACTATTAGGCTTGCTGAAACTCGACAAGGGCTATGTCAGTCGTGTTTTGAAAAAGTTAGAAAACGAAGAATTAATTACTAAACAAGCTGATCCGGACGATTTACGGATAAAGGTTTTAGCGTTAACCGACCAAGGCCATGCAGCTTTAGACGATATTAACCACAGAGCCGATGATCAAATTTCTTCCCTATTCAAAAATGTTGAAAAATCGGAAATAAAGCATATAATCGACGCCATGAAAGAGATTCAAACTAAATTAGATAACAACGATTGA
- a CDS encoding phosphoglycerate kinase: protein MAKLIVSDVDVKDKKVLMRVDFNVPIKDGVVGDTNRIVAAMPTINYVADHDGKVILLSHLGRIKSDEDKKALSLKPVAAKLQELIGKPVKFVPVNEGKELEDAINELKDGEILLMENTRFQDIDNDFGKRESKNDPKLGEYWASLGDVFINDAFGTAHRSHASNVGISTAMKAAGKPVAAGYLMEKEIKFLGNAVDNPVHPFVTILGGAKVSDKIGVIEHLIPKSDHIIIGGGMAYTFLAAQGHKIGKSLFEEDKVELAKDLLQKAGDKIVLPVDHIVAKEFSNDADASTTDGVDIPDDEMALDIGPKSIALFKDTLKGAKTVVWNGPMGAFEMSKFAEGTLEVGRALGDLTGATTIVGGGDSTAAAKSLGIADKLTHISTGGGASLEYLEGKVLPGIDSISDK from the coding sequence ATGGCAAAACTTATCGTTTCTGACGTTGACGTAAAAGACAAAAAAGTTTTGATGCGTGTTGACTTTAATGTTCCTATTAAAGATGGTGTTGTCGGCGATACTAACCGTATCGTTGCTGCTATGCCAACAATCAACTACGTAGCTGATCATGATGGAAAGGTTATCCTACTTTCTCACTTGGGTAGAATCAAGAGTGATGAAGATAAGAAGGCTTTATCATTAAAACCAGTTGCTGCAAAACTTCAAGAATTAATTGGCAAACCAGTTAAGTTTGTTCCTGTTAACGAAGGTAAAGAATTAGAAGATGCTATCAATGAACTTAAAGATGGCGAAATCTTACTAATGGAAAACACACGTTTCCAAGATATCGACAATGATTTCGGTAAACGTGAAAGTAAGAATGATCCTAAGTTAGGCGAATACTGGGCTTCACTTGGTGATGTATTTATCAATGATGCTTTTGGTACAGCCCACAGAAGCCACGCTTCAAACGTTGGTATTTCAACAGCTATGAAAGCTGCTGGCAAACCCGTTGCTGCTGGTTACTTGATGGAAAAAGAAATCAAGTTCTTAGGTAACGCTGTTGACAATCCTGTACACCCATTTGTAACTATTCTTGGTGGTGCTAAGGTTTCTGACAAGATTGGTGTTATCGAACACCTTATTCCAAAATCAGACCACATCATTATCGGTGGTGGTATGGCATATACTTTCTTGGCTGCACAAGGCCACAAGATTGGTAAGTCATTGTTCGAAGAAGATAAAGTTGAACTTGCTAAGGACCTCCTTCAAAAAGCAGGCGACAAGATTGTTCTTCCTGTAGACCACATCGTTGCTAAAGAATTCTCAAATGATGCTGATGCTTCAACTACTGATGGTGTTGATATTCCTGATGACGAAATGGCACTTGATATCGGACCTAAGTCAATCGCTCTATTCAAAGATACTTTGAAGGGTGCTAAGACTGTTGTATGGAATGGACCTATGGGTGCATTCGAAATGAGCAAGTTTGCTGAAGGTACACTAGAAGTTGGACGTGCACTTGGTGATCTTACTGGTGCTACTACTATCGTTGGTGGTGGTGATTCAACAGCTGCTGCTAAGAGTTTGGGTATTGCTGATAAGCTTACTCACATCTCAACTGGTGGTGGTGCATCACTAGAATACCTTGAAGGTAAAGTATTACCTGGTATTGATTCAATTTCAGACAAATAA
- the clpP gene encoding ATP-dependent Clp endopeptidase proteolytic subunit ClpP, giving the protein MLVPTVIEQSSRGERAYDIYSRLLKDRIIMLSGEVNSQMANTVIAELLFLDAQDSDKDISMYINSPGGSVTDGLAIVDTMNFVKSDVQTIATGLAASMGSVLLSSGTKGKRFALPNSTVLIHQPLGGAQGQQTEIEIAAQEILKTRKRLNHILADNSGQTFEKLQKDTDRDNYMTAQEAKDYGLIDEIMSNKPEDKK; this is encoded by the coding sequence ATGTTAGTTCCTACAGTTATTGAACAAAGTTCACGTGGCGAACGTGCCTATGACATTTATTCGAGATTATTAAAGGATAGAATTATCATGCTATCTGGCGAAGTTAACAGCCAAATGGCAAACACAGTTATTGCAGAATTACTATTTCTAGACGCCCAAGATTCAGATAAGGACATTTCCATGTACATCAACTCACCTGGTGGCTCAGTTACCGATGGTTTAGCTATCGTGGATACTATGAATTTCGTAAAATCTGATGTTCAAACTATTGCTACAGGTTTGGCTGCTTCAATGGGTTCAGTCCTATTGTCATCAGGTACAAAGGGCAAACGTTTTGCTCTACCTAATTCAACAGTTCTTATTCACCAACCACTCGGTGGTGCTCAAGGACAACAAACAGAAATCGAAATTGCTGCACAAGAAATTTTGAAGACAAGAAAAAGATTAAATCACATCTTGGCTGACAATTCTGGCCAAACTTTCGAAAAACTACAAAAAGATACAGATCGTGATAACTATATGACAGCTCAAGAAGCTAAGGATTATGGTTTGATTGATGAAATCATGAGCAACAAGCCAGAAGACAAGAAATAA
- the eno gene encoding phosphopyruvate hydratase — MSVITDILGREVLDSRGNPTVEVEVYTELGGFGRALVPSGASTGEHEAVELRDGDKSRFGGKGVLKAVSNVNDKISKTVIGMDATDQRAIDDAMIKLDGTENKGNLGANAILGVSLAAARAAADELGLPLYEYLGGPNAHVLPTPMMNVINGGKHADNNVDFQEFMIVPVGAKSVHEAVRMGSETFQSLKSILKERGLNTAVGDEGGFAPDLENNEAPFKILVEAIEKAGYKPGDDIAIGFDCASSEFYNKETGKYDLKGEGENGASLSTDEFIDLLDGIVDKYPVITIEDPIDEDNWEDWQKVTKALGDKVQLVGDDLFVTNTDYLKKGIEMGVSNSILIKVNQIGTLTETFEAIEMAKEAGFTAVVSHRSGETEDTTIADLVVATNAGQIKTGSMSRTDRIAKYNQLMRIEDQLGEQSEYKGIHSFYNLNK, encoded by the coding sequence ATGTCTGTAATTACTGATATTTTAGGTCGTGAAGTCTTGGACTCACGTGGTAACCCAACTGTTGAAGTTGAAGTTTATACTGAATTAGGTGGCTTTGGTCGTGCACTTGTACCATCAGGTGCATCAACTGGTGAACACGAAGCTGTTGAATTACGTGATGGCGACAAATCACGTTTTGGTGGTAAAGGTGTTCTTAAAGCCGTTTCAAACGTAAACGACAAAATTTCAAAGACAGTTATCGGTATGGATGCAACTGATCAAAGAGCTATCGATGACGCTATGATCAAATTAGATGGTACAGAAAACAAGGGTAACCTTGGTGCAAATGCTATCTTAGGTGTTTCATTAGCTGCTGCTCGTGCTGCTGCTGACGAACTTGGTCTTCCATTGTACGAATACCTTGGTGGCCCTAATGCTCACGTACTTCCAACACCAATGATGAACGTTATCAATGGTGGTAAGCATGCTGATAACAACGTTGACTTCCAAGAATTCATGATCGTGCCTGTTGGTGCAAAATCAGTTCACGAAGCTGTACGTATGGGTTCAGAAACATTCCAATCACTTAAATCAATCCTTAAAGAACGTGGTCTAAACACTGCTGTTGGTGATGAAGGTGGTTTTGCTCCTGACCTTGAAAACAACGAAGCTCCTTTCAAGATTTTGGTAGAAGCTATTGAAAAAGCAGGTTACAAACCTGGTGATGATATCGCTATTGGTTTTGACTGTGCTTCATCAGAATTCTACAACAAAGAAACTGGCAAGTATGATCTTAAGGGTGAAGGCGAAAACGGTGCTTCATTGAGCACAGACGAATTCATCGATCTTCTTGACGGAATCGTTGACAAGTACCCTGTTATCACAATCGAAGATCCTATCGACGAAGACAACTGGGAAGACTGGCAAAAAGTTACAAAAGCCCTTGGTGACAAGGTTCAATTAGTTGGTGACGACTTGTTCGTTACAAACACTGACTACTTGAAGAAGGGTATCGAAATGGGAGTTTCAAACTCAATCCTTATTAAGGTTAACCAAATCGGTACACTTACAGAAACATTCGAAGCTATCGAAATGGCTAAAGAAGCTGGATTCACAGCTGTTGTTTCTCACCGTTCAGGTGAAACTGAAGATACAACAATTGCTGACCTTGTTGTTGCTACAAACGCAGGCCAAATCAAGACTGGTTCAATGAGTCGTACAGACCGTATTGCTAAGTACAACCAATTGATGAGAATCGAAGACCAACTTGGTGAACAATCAGAATACAAAGGTATTCACAGTTTCTACAACTTAAACAAATAA
- a CDS encoding DHA2 family efflux MFS transporter permease subunit: MKKGMRVSLYIVLFGSFFGVLSSTMMTTALPPIMRVFHISYSSAQWLTNGYMLANALMIPTSAYLMKRFSFKSLFITFSTIFFIGSLIGATANIYLVLILGRMIQAIGAGVMIPLVNVIAMRAADKKHRGSVMGIIGVVFNFSPIIGPTVSGFILDSLTWRYLFSLTMPFTLIAILLAIFLMPRVEHNTELVFNVKGLITASFGLLCLLWAFSNIGEAKFLSFNILGLLVLGIIFALLFLKTQKGSKSPFINLNVFKHTQFNIANILNMILMVTMYGNTILLPILVQNVMHKSALISGLVLLPGAMVTFVMSPISGKLFDKYPVKVLVLIGITIDCIGTFLQVMINKDTSILTITLGQTIRQFGLVLVLIPIQTQALSFLPMTIIPDGVAMYNTLRQVAASFGTALLIAIITVANKHANTTTITGELVGIKLGFATCLVLLLCCFIFIRKLYTSKEPESQL; the protein is encoded by the coding sequence ATGAAAAAGGGAATGCGCGTTTCGCTATATATAGTACTGTTTGGAAGTTTTTTCGGAGTATTAAGTTCCACTATGATGACCACAGCATTGCCACCAATAATGCGTGTTTTCCATATTTCATACTCATCAGCACAGTGGCTGACAAATGGATACATGTTGGCCAATGCGCTAATGATCCCAACCAGTGCGTATTTGATGAAACGATTCTCCTTCAAAAGCTTATTCATCACATTCTCAACGATTTTCTTCATCGGATCACTCATCGGGGCAACCGCAAATATATATTTAGTCCTAATACTAGGTAGAATGATCCAGGCGATTGGTGCCGGAGTCATGATTCCATTAGTCAACGTAATCGCCATGAGGGCGGCTGACAAGAAACATCGTGGGTCAGTTATGGGCATTATCGGAGTCGTGTTCAATTTTTCACCAATCATTGGTCCAACAGTATCAGGATTCATCTTGGATAGCCTGACGTGGCGCTATCTTTTTAGTTTGACCATGCCATTCACACTCATTGCAATTTTACTGGCAATTTTCTTAATGCCAAGAGTTGAACACAATACCGAGCTCGTATTTAATGTAAAAGGTTTGATAACGGCGAGCTTTGGATTATTGTGCTTGCTCTGGGCTTTCTCAAATATTGGGGAGGCAAAATTCCTATCATTCAATATTTTAGGATTACTAGTTTTGGGAATTATTTTTGCTTTATTATTCTTAAAGACCCAAAAGGGATCAAAAAGTCCCTTCATTAACTTAAATGTGTTTAAACACACTCAATTCAACATTGCGAACATATTAAATATGATTTTAATGGTAACAATGTATGGAAATACTATTTTATTACCAATTCTTGTACAAAATGTAATGCATAAGAGTGCCTTAATATCGGGATTGGTCTTACTTCCTGGTGCTATGGTGACATTCGTCATGTCTCCAATAAGTGGAAAACTTTTCGATAAATATCCAGTTAAAGTTCTAGTGCTTATTGGGATAACTATTGACTGTATCGGTACATTCCTACAAGTCATGATTAACAAGGATACTTCAATTCTTACTATTACATTAGGGCAGACAATCAGACAATTTGGGCTTGTTTTAGTATTGATACCAATTCAAACTCAAGCACTTTCGTTTCTGCCGATGACAATAATTCCTGATGGTGTTGCTATGTACAACACATTAAGACAAGTGGCGGCATCATTTGGGACAGCTTTACTAATAGCTATTATTACTGTTGCTAATAAACATGCAAATACCACAACGATTACCGGTGAATTAGTGGGAATTAAGCTTGGTTTCGCAACTTGCTTAGTGTTATTACTTTGTTGTTTTATTTTCATCAGAAAGCTCTATACTTCTAAAGAACCAGAATCTCAATTGTAA
- a CDS encoding oxidoreductase, with protein sequence MSLKIAFIGFGKSANRYHLPYLNIRPDFELAMVYTRKPVDEALSKPYQENGTVFTTNLDDVLNNPQIDLVTICTPASTHYELAKSFILSNKSVIVEKPFVDSVEHAKELLSLGKERGVLVTPYQNRRFDGDFLAVKKVIEQGFLGDILEVESHIDYYRPGTVNKPGTKEQGTFYGLGIHLMDRMVSLFGRPDSVVYDIRNNEVANAVDNYFDVDLHYGTQNKIKVKAEFVVATDYPRFIVHGTNGSFIKYGADQQENDLKAGIMPGTDGFGEDSPMYYGVAKYRNSNGDWIEKQIKTPVGDYGAFYDDVYETLINDKPKLVTDEQAITDIELLEAGFKQPSPSVYQMPNFEI encoded by the coding sequence ATGTCTTTAAAAATTGCTTTTATTGGTTTTGGAAAATCGGCAAATAGATATCATTTGCCATATTTAAATATTCGCCCTGATTTTGAACTCGCTATGGTTTATACTCGTAAACCTGTTGATGAGGCGCTATCAAAGCCTTATCAAGAAAATGGAACAGTCTTTACCACTAATTTGGATGATGTATTAAATAATCCTCAAATTGACTTGGTAACTATTTGTACACCTGCAAGTACACACTATGAACTTGCGAAGAGTTTCATCCTATCTAACAAGTCGGTTATCGTCGAAAAGCCTTTTGTTGATTCAGTCGAACATGCAAAAGAGTTGTTATCTCTCGGAAAAGAACGCGGAGTATTAGTTACCCCATATCAAAACAGACGTTTTGACGGTGACTTTTTAGCTGTCAAAAAGGTGATTGAGCAGGGATTTTTAGGGGATATTCTTGAGGTAGAATCACACATTGATTACTATCGCCCTGGAACGGTTAACAAACCGGGTACAAAAGAACAAGGGACATTTTATGGCCTTGGGATTCATTTGATGGATCGAATGGTTTCATTGTTCGGACGACCTGATAGTGTTGTTTATGATATTAGAAATAATGAAGTAGCCAATGCTGTCGATAATTATTTTGACGTGGATTTACATTATGGAACTCAAAATAAGATTAAGGTTAAAGCCGAATTTGTTGTAGCCACTGATTACCCAAGATTTATCGTCCACGGTACGAATGGATCATTCATCAAGTATGGTGCAGATCAACAAGAAAATGACTTAAAGGCTGGAATTATGCCAGGTACCGATGGATTTGGTGAAGATAGTCCAATGTATTACGGTGTAGCAAAGTATCGTAACTCAAATGGGGATTGGATTGAAAAGCAAATTAAGACTCCTGTGGGTGACTATGGTGCTTTTTATGATGATGTATATGAAACATTGATCAACGATAAGCCAAAGCTAGTGACTGACGAACAAGCTATTACTGACATTGAATTGCTTGAAGCAGGTTTCAAACAACCTTCTCCTTCTGTATATCAAATGCCTAATTTTGAAATTTAA
- a CDS encoding sugar-binding transcriptional regulator encodes MTINSDLELLDLVAPDFIKTVEKRFRILQSIKLMEPVGRRVLADDLNVTERSLRTETDLLKNQGLIISSKSGMSLTKTGIQANGQLNKLLADFQGTALLEQELSKKLGIDRCIVLPGNSDKQYRVIDSFGQRLNQLLGTILPNGKSLIAVTGGSTLARVARNLSPSLSKNRDLLFLPARGGVGESVIIQANSVCAEMANRTHGQHRALYLPEDISERSFESLQNEASIKSVLDLIYKCNVVVHSIGTASVMAERRNLSDEDRLKISDSNAVAEAFGDFFDQNGKLVYKVPRIGLHVRDLVNIKNVIAIAGGASKATAIEAYMKNAPSHTVLITDEGASKMILRDNPLK; translated from the coding sequence ATGACAATCAATAGTGATTTAGAATTGTTGGATTTGGTTGCTCCCGATTTCATTAAGACTGTCGAAAAACGTTTCAGAATACTTCAAAGTATTAAATTAATGGAACCGGTGGGCCGTCGGGTCCTAGCAGATGACCTTAACGTTACTGAACGAAGCCTTAGAACTGAGACCGACCTTTTGAAAAATCAAGGACTGATTATTTCATCTAAGTCAGGGATGTCTCTAACTAAGACGGGTATTCAAGCCAATGGTCAACTCAACAAGTTATTAGCTGACTTTCAAGGTACAGCACTTTTAGAGCAAGAGTTAAGTAAGAAGCTCGGAATTGATCGTTGTATTGTTTTACCAGGTAATTCTGATAAACAATATCGTGTGATTGATTCCTTCGGCCAAAGACTTAATCAATTGCTAGGTACTATTCTTCCAAATGGTAAAAGTCTCATCGCTGTAACAGGTGGTAGTACTTTAGCCAGGGTTGCTAGGAATTTATCACCAAGTCTTTCTAAGAATCGTGATTTATTATTCTTACCAGCACGTGGAGGAGTAGGAGAGTCAGTAATCATTCAGGCAAACAGTGTTTGTGCTGAAATGGCAAATCGAACTCATGGACAGCATCGAGCCTTATACTTACCAGAGGACATTAGTGAGAGAAGTTTTGAATCTCTTCAAAATGAAGCTTCAATTAAGTCAGTACTTGATTTAATATATAAGTGTAATGTTGTTGTTCATAGTATCGGAACAGCGAGTGTGATGGCTGAGAGAAGAAATTTATCTGATGAAGATAGATTAAAGATAAGTGACAGCAATGCTGTTGCCGAGGCTTTCGGAGATTTCTTTGATCAGAACGGTAAGCTCGTTTATAAGGTGCCTAGAATTGGACTTCATGTTCGGGACCTTGTTAATATTAAAAATGTAATTGCTATTGCTGGTGGTGCATCAAAAGCAACCGCCATCGAGGCTTACATGAAAAACGCGCCTTCTCATACCGTACTAATTACCGATGAGGGTGCATCAAAGATGATTTTAAGGGATAACCCTTTAAAATAA
- a CDS encoding GNAT family N-acetyltransferase: MSNIYLRKANLDDLDAIMDIINEAKALLKKDGSTQWQNGSPNREKIEKDIDLGFSNVLIVDGEIAATAALYTTPDPTYAKIYDGAWSATADPYATTHTVAISSKFRGMHLSKFLFSNLTTLAVEKGFHNLRIDTHEMNVRMQRLAKSFGYVQRGIIYIDSTPEGKRLAFELNL; the protein is encoded by the coding sequence ATGTCAAATATTTATTTAAGAAAAGCAAATCTAGACGACCTAGATGCAATTATGGATATCATTAATGAAGCAAAAGCACTTCTGAAAAAAGACGGGAGTACTCAGTGGCAAAATGGTTCACCAAACCGTGAGAAAATTGAAAAAGATATTGATTTAGGATTCAGCAATGTATTGATAGTTGACGGAGAAATTGCTGCTACTGCCGCATTGTATACAACACCGGACCCTACTTATGCAAAAATTTATGACGGAGCTTGGTCTGCCACTGCTGACCCTTATGCAACTACTCATACGGTTGCTATCTCCAGCAAATTTAGAGGGATGCACTTAAGTAAATTTCTCTTCTCCAATTTAACTACACTAGCTGTAGAAAAAGGATTCCACAATCTACGTATTGATACTCATGAAATGAATGTGCGTATGCAAAGATTGGCCAAGAGTTTTGGATATGTACAACGTGGAATCATTTACATTGATTCAACTCCTGAAGGCAAAAGATTGGCTTTTGAATTAAATTTATAA
- the gap gene encoding type I glyceraldehyde-3-phosphate dehydrogenase, producing MTTKVGINGFGRIGRLAFRRIADLQAQGKTDLEVVAINDLTSPAMLAHLLKYDTAHGNFKSDAITAAEDGIVVDGKKIPVYAEKNAADLKWVGNDGVDIVLECTGFYTSSDKAQAHIDAGAKRVLISAPSGDMPTVVYGVNDDVLTNDVKIASAGSCTTNCLAPLANAVNKEFGIKAGTMTTVHAYTATQMLQDGPERKGNVRAARAAAANIIPHSTGAAKALGMVVPELKGKLDGHAQRVPVITGSLTELVTTLGKEVTVDEVNAAIKKYTDNNPSFGYNDDEIVSSDVIGTSFGSVFDPTQTQIVGSGEGQVVKTVAWYDNESGFTAQMVRTLEKFASLN from the coding sequence ATGACTACAAAAGTTGGTATTAATGGATTTGGACGTATCGGACGTTTAGCATTCCGCCGTATTGCTGATCTTCAAGCACAAGGCAAAACAGATTTGGAAGTTGTTGCAATCAATGATTTAACATCACCTGCAATGCTTGCACACTTGCTTAAATATGATACTGCTCATGGTAACTTCAAGTCAGACGCTATTACAGCTGCTGAGGATGGTATCGTTGTTGATGGTAAGAAGATCCCTGTATACGCTGAAAAGAATGCTGCAGACCTTAAATGGGTTGGCAACGACGGTGTTGACATCGTTCTTGAATGTACTGGTTTCTACACATCATCAGACAAAGCACAAGCTCACATCGATGCTGGTGCAAAACGTGTATTGATCTCAGCTCCATCAGGTGACATGCCTACAGTTGTTTACGGTGTTAACGATGACGTTTTAACTAACGACGTTAAAATCGCTTCAGCTGGTTCATGTACAACAAACTGTCTTGCACCATTAGCTAATGCCGTAAACAAAGAATTCGGTATCAAAGCTGGTACAATGACAACAGTTCACGCTTACACAGCTACACAAATGCTTCAAGATGGCCCAGAACGTAAAGGTAATGTTCGTGCTGCACGTGCTGCTGCTGCTAACATCATCCCTCACTCAACTGGTGCTGCTAAGGCCTTGGGTATGGTTGTTCCTGAACTTAAAGGTAAACTTGATGGACACGCACAACGTGTACCAGTTATCACAGGTTCACTTACAGAATTAGTTACAACACTTGGTAAAGAAGTTACTGTTGACGAAGTTAACGCTGCTATCAAGAAATATACTGACAACAACCCTTCATTCGGTTACAACGATGATGAAATTGTTTCATCTGACGTTATCGGTACATCATTTGGTTCAGTATTCGACCCAACACAAACACAAATCGTTGGTTCAGGTGAAGGCCAAGTTGTAAAGACTGTTGCATGGTATGACAATGAATCAGGATTTACTGCACAAATGGTTCGTACACTTGAAAAATTTGCTAGCTTAAACTAA
- the tpiA gene encoding triose-phosphate isomerase, translating into MRTPIIAGNWKMNKNPKETQEFLDGIKGKLPESGVEAVIGAPAIDLTTLVAGAEGTPLKTAAENSYFEDAGAFTGETSPKALQEMGLDYVIIGHSERRQYFGETDEDINKKAKAILKNNMLPMICCGETLEQRDAGKAESWVTGQIENAVKGISAADVAKSVIAYEPIWAIGTGKTATSDQAQEMVHVIREKIVSLYDADTADKVRILYGGSVKPANIKDLMEKEDIDGGLVGGASMDPESYVALVNYQK; encoded by the coding sequence ATGCGTACACCTATTATTGCGGGTAACTGGAAGATGAACAAAAATCCTAAAGAAACCCAAGAATTTTTAGACGGTATCAAAGGCAAATTGCCAGAATCTGGTGTAGAAGCTGTTATCGGAGCTCCTGCTATTGACCTAACAACACTTGTTGCAGGAGCTGAAGGCACACCATTAAAGACTGCTGCTGAAAACAGTTACTTTGAAGATGCTGGTGCATTTACTGGTGAAACTTCACCAAAAGCTCTTCAAGAAATGGGTCTTGACTATGTAATCATCGGTCACTCAGAAAGAAGACAATACTTCGGTGAAACTGATGAAGACATCAACAAAAAAGCAAAAGCTATTCTTAAAAACAACATGTTACCAATGATTTGCTGTGGTGAAACATTGGAACAACGTGATGCTGGAAAAGCTGAATCATGGGTAACTGGTCAAATCGAAAATGCTGTTAAAGGTATTTCTGCTGCTGATGTAGCTAAATCAGTTATTGCTTATGAACCAATCTGGGCTATCGGTACTGGTAAAACAGCTACAAGTGATCAAGCTCAAGAAATGGTTCACGTAATCCGTGAAAAGATTGTTAGCTTGTACGATGCTGACACTGCTGATAAAGTACGTATTCTTTATGGTGGTTCAGTTAAACCTGCTAACATCAAAGATTTAATGGAAAAAGAAGATATCGATGGTGGACTCGTTGGTGGTGCAAGTATGGATCCTGAATCATACGTTGCATTAGTTAACTACCAAAAATAA